Proteins from one Streptomyces sp. 840.1 genomic window:
- a CDS encoding Fpg/Nei family DNA glycosylase has product MPELPEVEALRVFLDDHLVGREIDRVLPLAISVLKTYDPPLTALHGGTVTGVRRHGKFLDIAVGPLHLLTHLARAGWLQWKESFPATPPRPGKGPLALRTVLTGGDGFDLTEAGTTKRLAVHLVHDPAEVPGVARLGPDPLDPSFDRDAFAALLEGERRQIKGALRDQSLIAGIGNAYSDEILHVAKMSPFKLTAHLTDDEITRLHTALRTTLDDAVARSSGLAAGKLKAEKRSGMRVHGRTGQPCPVCGDTVREVSFSDSSLQYCPTCQTGGKPLADRRLSRLLK; this is encoded by the coding sequence ATGCCCGAACTGCCGGAAGTCGAAGCCCTGCGGGTCTTCCTCGACGACCACCTGGTCGGCAGGGAGATCGACCGCGTACTCCCGCTCGCCATCAGCGTCCTGAAGACGTACGACCCGCCGCTCACCGCCCTGCACGGCGGCACCGTCACCGGCGTCCGGCGGCACGGCAAGTTCCTGGACATCGCCGTCGGCCCCCTCCACCTGCTCACCCACCTCGCACGCGCCGGCTGGCTCCAGTGGAAGGAGAGCTTCCCCGCCACCCCGCCGCGCCCCGGCAAGGGGCCACTGGCGCTGCGTACCGTACTCACCGGCGGCGACGGCTTCGACCTCACCGAGGCCGGCACCACCAAACGCCTCGCCGTCCACCTCGTCCACGACCCCGCCGAGGTGCCCGGCGTGGCCCGCCTGGGGCCCGACCCGCTGGACCCGTCCTTCGACCGCGACGCGTTCGCCGCGCTGCTCGAAGGGGAGCGCCGGCAGATCAAGGGCGCGCTGCGCGACCAGTCCCTCATCGCCGGCATCGGCAACGCCTACAGCGACGAGATCCTGCACGTCGCGAAGATGTCGCCGTTCAAACTCACCGCACACCTCACCGACGACGAGATCACCCGGCTGCACACCGCCCTGCGCACCACGCTCGACGACGCCGTCGCCCGCTCCAGCGGACTCGCGGCCGGAAAGCTCAAGGCCGAGAAGCGCAGCGGGATGCGGGTCCACGGGCGCACCGGCCAACCCTGCCCGGTCTGCGGCGACACCGTCCGCGAGGTCTCCTTCAGCGACTCCTCGCTCCAGTACTGCCCGACCTGCCAGACCGGCGGGAAACCACTCGCCGACCGCAGGCTCTCCAGACTGCTCAAGTAG
- a CDS encoding amidohydrolase encodes MTGGPRIVDAHHHVWDLSVRDQEWITGEELAPLRRDFSLADLEPEARANGVSATVLVQTVTVPEETPEFLALADGSDLVAGVVGWSDLTAPGIADTLAALRELPGGDRLVSLRHQVQGEPDPEWLLRADVLRGLAAVAGAGLVYDLVVQPHQLPATVRAAELLPGLTFVLDHAGKPPIATGALRPWADEVRALAALPNTVCKLSGLVTEADRHHWTAEDLRPFADTVIDAFGPARLMFGSDWPVCRLAATYTEVVEAAHTLVSGLAPGERAAVLATTAERVYGLR; translated from the coding sequence GTGACCGGCGGCCCGCGCATCGTCGACGCCCACCACCACGTCTGGGACCTCTCGGTACGCGACCAGGAGTGGATCACCGGCGAGGAACTCGCGCCCCTGCGACGCGACTTCTCCCTTGCCGACCTGGAGCCGGAGGCCCGCGCCAACGGCGTGAGCGCCACCGTGCTCGTGCAGACCGTCACCGTCCCCGAGGAGACCCCCGAGTTCCTCGCGCTCGCGGACGGCAGCGATCTCGTCGCCGGCGTCGTGGGCTGGAGCGACCTCACGGCGCCCGGCATCGCCGACACCCTCGCCGCCCTGCGCGAGCTCCCCGGCGGCGACCGGCTCGTCTCGCTGCGCCACCAGGTCCAGGGCGAACCCGACCCCGAATGGCTCCTGCGCGCCGACGTACTGCGCGGCCTGGCCGCGGTGGCCGGTGCCGGGCTCGTCTACGACCTGGTGGTCCAGCCGCACCAGCTGCCCGCCACCGTCCGGGCCGCCGAGCTGCTGCCCGGCCTCACCTTCGTCCTGGACCACGCGGGCAAACCGCCCATCGCGACCGGCGCCCTGCGCCCCTGGGCCGACGAGGTGCGGGCGCTGGCCGCCCTCCCCAACACCGTGTGCAAACTCTCCGGCCTGGTCACCGAGGCCGACCGGCACCACTGGACCGCCGAGGACCTGCGCCCCTTCGCGGACACCGTCATCGACGCCTTCGGGCCCGCCCGGCTGATGTTCGGCTCGGACTGGCCGGTGTGCCGGCTCGCCGCCACGTACACCGAGGTCGTCGAGGCCGCCCACACCCTGGTCAGCGGTCTTGCCCCCGGTGAACGGGCCGCCGTCCTCGCCACCACCGCCGAGCGCGTGTACGGCCTCCGGTAG